A genomic window from Pyxicephalus adspersus chromosome 2, UCB_Pads_2.0, whole genome shotgun sequence includes:
- the UBE2D4 gene encoding ubiquitin-conjugating enzyme E2 D4 isoform X2 — protein MDLQRDPPAQCSAGPVGEDLFHWQATIMGPNDSPFQGGVFFLTIHFPTDYPFKPPKVAFTTKIYHPNINSNGSICLDILRSQWSPALTVSKVLLSICSLLCDPNPDDPLVPEIAHTYKADREKYNRLAREWTQKYAM, from the exons ATGGATTTGCAGAGGGACCCCCCAGCACAGTGTTCTGCTGGTCCTGTGGGAGAGGACT TGTTTCACTGGCAGGCGACTATCATGGGTCCC AATGACAGCCCTTTCCAAGGTGGCGTTTTCTTCCTCACCATTCACTTTCCCACAGATTATCCCTTCAAACCCCCTAAG gTGGCATTTACAACCAAAATCTATCATCCTAACATTAACAGTAATGGCAGCATTTGTTTGGACATCCTGCGGAGCCAGTGGTCACCAGCCTTGACTGTTTCCAAGG TCCTGCTGTCTATCTGCTCCCTTCTCTGTGACCCCAACCCCGATGACCCTCTGGTGCCAGAGATCGCCCACACGTATAAAGCAGACCGGGAGAA GTATAACAGACTAGCACGAGAATGGACACAGAAATATGCAATGTAA
- the UBE2D4 gene encoding ubiquitin-conjugating enzyme E2 D4 isoform X1 produces the protein MALKRIQKELMDLQRDPPAQCSAGPVGEDLFHWQATIMGPNDSPFQGGVFFLTIHFPTDYPFKPPKVAFTTKIYHPNINSNGSICLDILRSQWSPALTVSKVLLSICSLLCDPNPDDPLVPEIAHTYKADREKYNRLAREWTQKYAM, from the exons ATGGCGTTGAAAAGGATTCAGAAG gaACTTATGGATTTGCAGAGGGACCCCCCAGCACAGTGTTCTGCTGGTCCTGTGGGAGAGGACT TGTTTCACTGGCAGGCGACTATCATGGGTCCC AATGACAGCCCTTTCCAAGGTGGCGTTTTCTTCCTCACCATTCACTTTCCCACAGATTATCCCTTCAAACCCCCTAAG gTGGCATTTACAACCAAAATCTATCATCCTAACATTAACAGTAATGGCAGCATTTGTTTGGACATCCTGCGGAGCCAGTGGTCACCAGCCTTGACTGTTTCCAAGG TCCTGCTGTCTATCTGCTCCCTTCTCTGTGACCCCAACCCCGATGACCCTCTGGTGCCAGAGATCGCCCACACGTATAAAGCAGACCGGGAGAA GTATAACAGACTAGCACGAGAATGGACACAGAAATATGCAATGTAA